One Symphalangus syndactylus isolate Jambi chromosome 9, NHGRI_mSymSyn1-v2.1_pri, whole genome shotgun sequence DNA segment encodes these proteins:
- the LOC129489699 gene encoding LOW QUALITY PROTEIN: putative diacylglycerol O-acyltransferase 2-like protein DGAT2L7P (The sequence of the model RefSeq protein was modified relative to this genomic sequence to represent the inferred CDS: deleted 1 base in 1 codon; substituted 1 base at 1 genomic stop codon), with the protein MLVVLYLLVKTAELDPSWNYLFDFHPHGVLVVGAFANFCTEPTGVSCLFPELPPHLLMLPCWFHLPFFRDYITSGASALPPGLVSFVKAPLPQGWPGGCPGVGGPLEALEAKPGQLSLRIRNQKRFVKATLELGENELFQRFPNPPSSWVWGAQEALHPLLSVALPLFLGRRGRPLPFRAPIRTVVGAAIPAQQSPPPSPAQVDSLQARYVGRLTQLFEEHKARYGVPADRHLVLTXARPTAWPRLSAG; encoded by the exons ATGCTGGTGGTCCTCTACCTG TTAGTTAAAACTGCAGAGTTGGACCCCTCCTGGAACTACCTCTTTGACTTCCACCCTCACGGGGTCCTGGTCGTGGGAGCCTTCGCCAACTTCTGCACAGAGCCCACGGGCGTCTCCTGCCTCTTCCCGGAGCTCCCGCCACACCTGCTCATGCTGCCTTGTTGGTTCCATCTCCCCTTCTTCCGGGACTACATCACGTCAGGTG CTTCTGCCCTCCCCCCAGGTTTGGTCTCCTTTGTCAAGGCCCCGCTGCCTCAGGGGTGGCCAGGTGGCTGTCCTGGC GTGGGAGGGCCCCTGGAGGCGCTGGAGGCAAAACCCGGACAACTGAGCTTGCGGATTCGGAATCAGAAGAGATTCGTTAAGGCAACTCTGGAACTCGG GGAGAACGAGCTCTTCCAGCGGTTCCCGAATCCGCCGAGCTCGTGGGTGTGGGGGGCGCAAGAGGCTCTGCATCCGCTGCTAAGCGTGGCCCTGCCGCTGTTCCTGGGCCGCCGGGGCCGCCCGCTGCCCTTCCGCGCGCCCATCCGCACCGTCG TGGGAGCGGCGATTCCCGCGCAGCAGAGCCCCCCGCCCAGTCCGGCCCAGGTGGACTCGCTGCAAGCGCGCTACGTGGGGCGACTCACGCAGCTCTTCGAGGAGCACAAGGCGCGCTATGGTGTCCCAGCCGACAGACACCTGGTCCTCACCTAGGCGCGCCCCACCGCCTGGCCTCGCCTGTCCGCTGGGTGA